gcagccttccaggctcctccatccaggggattttccaggcaggagtactggagtggggtgccattgccttctcctaccaccttccAAATGATAGGGACAAACGTACATTCTCTCCCATTCACCCTTTCCAAGAAAGCTGGTGTGTGTTTTATCCTCATTCCCTCTCCGCTTAGTTTTCCGGGGACTGAGTTAGCATGTCTCCTGTCCAGTAGCACCAGCGATCAAGTGGGGGCCACCCCACCAGGATGCCagctctcttccctcctcttgtGGGGCCCCCAGGCTGCtgccttgcattttttttcttaaacatattATGACAGCTGTATTGACATATAATTCACAGACCCTGTGGCTCACCCATTATAATATGCcattcagtggttttcagtaGGTTCACAGAGATGTGTAGCCATCATCATGGCCAAATTAGAACATCTTTGTCATCCAAAACAAACCCCGAGCTCTCTAGCAGTCACTTCCCGGCCCTCCAGCTGCCCCTGGCCCTGGCCAGCCTCCCGTCCACTTCCTGGCTCCATAGATGCGCCTGTGCGTGCCTCCTTGCCTGTCAGGGTTCCCCAAGGCTGAGGTCTTCCTCTTTAATATCCCTGCCCGAgagaggcagcagcagcatctcccagggacagagacacAGACGGGAGCTCTCTCGGCCACCTACCGTCTGCTCCTTTCCTGGCCCTGAACCCTCGGCCCTcaccactggggcttccctctgtttctgcttccttgactCTCCTGGGTACGCAGAGTGCAGGGTCATGTGGAGGGCAGCGGCGTGTTTGGGGAATTAGTCAACAGACTGAGCCCACGGCGTGTTTGGCCCTTGGTCAAGGCTCAAGGCCAGACTGATCGTGAACAAGTCACCCAGCCCGTCCTCCACACTCTTAACTCGAGCGAGAGAGGCTGGACAGAGGAGGATGCAAGAATCTGAGTCTGCCAGGACCAGGGGCTCCGACTGCTGACCTGCCCCATTAAAATTGATTTATGTCTCGTGTTTTACAGTAACACTGAGGCAGAAATGTCAGCTTGAGGAACTCCAGGATCAGACGTACAAGAACAGCAGGCATCCAAGCACAGGTCTTGGATTAGTATGTGATTAGAAAGGGAAATGACTAGAGAGAACAGAGAGCAAGCAGAAAACTAGTTCTGGCCTTGGCCACTCTAGGAAATACTTGAGCCACTTAGGAAGTCACAGCATTGCCTCTGCAGCCGGTTTTCACACTTTCAGGGAGGGAGCTGGATGGGTTGCATGCTCTCTGGGTTGCTTCTCTCAGCCCCTGACTCCCACAGTTTGTTGCACGATATCAAATGGTTGAATGGGAGCTTCCCTTCCTAAGCTTACTCTCCAAATGAAATCTGATGTTGGGACTCCTTGCTCTGAGGTTGGATTAGATGTGCCAGGTTTATATAACCCAttcttactttttgttttgttttgttttaaatctttggctgtgctgcacagcaagtggaatctaattttcttgactagggattgaacccaggccccatgcattggcagcctagagtcttaaccactggaccaccagggaagtcccccattcTCATATCTGCTCCTCACTTAATGTGTGAAATGGGCATGTGTCTTAAGTTGAtggtttcttccagcccagctgccTATTTAATTCTACTGTCTGTCCAACCAAACAGAAATCATGGTACCTCCCAAAGTAGATTATCTCAAAATCCAGGGAATAGAAACACAGAGTTGGGAAAGTCAAAGTAGGAGGAAGAGGGTAGAGAGCAGTAGTTTATTTCCCAAGACATTTGATTCAGTGAAAAGTTGGGCTTAACGTTTATCTTTGTTCTTGGTTATTAGCATTTTTATGTCACCCTAACGACATCGGTGGTGGTTGTAATTATTAACTAGAGGGACATTTGTCATGCTAATGTGAAAGTCGCTCtgattcagtcgtgtcggattctttgcaaccccatggactgtagcccaccaggctcctctgtctatggaattctccaggcaagaatactggagtggcttgccatttccttctccagggtattttcccaacccagggattgaacctgggtctcctgcattgcaggcagattcttaaccaactggtaaagagccaccagggaagccctcatcatGCTAAAAACCCTAATCCTTTTAGACTTGCAgcattttctgttgttgttgaatcactgaGCTGAACTGctttgcatgttcagtcactcagtcatatccaactctttgcaaccccatggactgcagcacatcaggcttccctgttcttcaccatctccaggagcttgctcaaactcatgtccattgagtctgccatccaaccatctcatcctctgtcatcccttctcctcctgccttcaaatctttcccagcatcagggtcttttccaatgagttggctcttcacatcaggtggccaaagtagtggagcttcaaaatcagtccttccaatgaatattcaggactgatttcctttaggattgactgatttgatctccttgcaacccacaggactctcaagagtcttctccaacaccactgttaaaaggcatcaattctttggtgctcagctttcttcacagtccaactctcacatccatacatgaccgctggaaaaaccatagctttgactagatggacctttgttggcaaagtaatgtctctgctttttaatatgctgtctaggtttgtcataacttcttccaaggagtaagcgtcttttaatttcatggctgcagtcaccatctgctgtgattttggagtccaccacaataaagtctgtcactgtttccattgttttcccatctatttcccataaagtgatgggaccggatgccatgatcttcgtttttggaatgttgagttttaagccttctcccctttcaccttcatcaagaggctgttaattccttttcactttctgctataagggtggtatcatctgcatatctgaggttattgatattcctcccagcaatcttgactccagtttgtgcttcatccagcccaacatttcagatgatgtactctgcatatgttaaatcagcagggtgataatatatagccttgacgtactcctttcccaattttgaactagcccattgttccatgttctaactgttgcttcttgacctgcatacaggtttctcaggaggcaggtaaggttgtctagtatttccatctctttaagaattttccacagtttgttgtgatctacacagtcaaaggctttagtgtagtcaatgaagcagaagtttatctggaattctcttgctttttctatgatccaacagatgttggcaatttgttggCTTTGCatggagagaagaaaaatgagaaatgtctTATGGTGACTCTGGGAGTCATGTGGGGTGGCATGTGCTGAATGATGGACGCACGATAATCCAGCAAGACTGAGGCAGACAGGAAAGAGGAGACGGGAAGCTCTGTGCCATACAGTGACCAAGATGATCCCACCAACATGCACTAAATCTAGAAAAATCACAGATTGAGTAGCATTGCTGGATTTGTTATGAAAGCTGTGTGTCTGGTGGCCACAGCACCAGGACAGACCTTCATGGTGAGGAGGCAGCTGACAATGGTTCCAGTGCCTGCCTCCTGGACACGCGACAGCTCTGTGCAGAGTTCATGGATACCTCAGATGTGGGTCTTTCCTGTTAAGTCTAGCAAAAGGAAAATGCATGGGTGATGAACAACTAcagtaaaaaatagaattttatacaAAGAGTTGATCCTTCCTGTTAAACATCCCTCAGCtccatctccttctctctccttctcccatcACCACGGCTCTTCTTTAGGTGACTTTTAACTTTTGTCTAAATTGTTTCTGTATTCAGTTGTCTGAACTCTTTCCTGTTTTCCACACTACGGCCAACAGGATCTCTCCAAAATACATATCCCTGgattctttttgtttaattttcaccCAATTCTTCAATATTAGTGACAATCGTTTCTTCTCCAGAATTTTTCCATATCAGACTCCTTGTCCCCAAAGTGTGAACTGATGCCCATTCTGTGTTTCTCTAACACCCCATAGTCACCTTGTCATAGTCTTTTCCACCCAGTAAAGtaagtgtttattttcttgtctgaAGCCCTCATTAAAGGGACTAAACCAGACAGCAAGAACATCATTTACACCCTTGTATTTACATTGCCCAGTGCTTACTAGATGCTCAAATATTTGAAtgcatgattcagtggatgttatGGGAGTAGGCTGGAGGTGTGGTGACATTTAAATTGGATCAGGAAGGACAGGTAGATGTGGCTGTGTAGACATGGGCATTGCTGACAGAGAAACAGGTGTAGGAAATAGCAAGTGATTTGATTTGATCATAGGGCAAGAATTAGCAAACCCCAGCCTGTGGACTAAATCTGGCCCCccagcctgtttttgtaaataaagttttattgtaacaAAGCTAagctcattcatttacatatctCGTGTAGCTTTCACACCACATTGACAAGAGTGGAACAGTTGCCACCATTAAGAGTGCAAAGCCCAAAATGtttattatctggccctttacagaaaaaagtttATCAGCCCTGCTATAGAGTAGACAGGGGAAAGAAGTAGGAGTGACATTTAAAAGCTAGGTAGGGCCAGATCCTGGAGTTCTCAGAATAAAGTGTGAACCCATTAGTCAAATATTCTGTAGACACAGAGAACTTGTAAGATATTACACTAGTTCTTTTAAAATCTGCTCCTCTCTTCTTTGGTTCAGTGCtcaataaaaagtattaaataagGAATGCATTGTGCCCATTTCCCCCTATAGTATCCTGCTACTCTCCTAATGTTCTTCAGACCAAGCCTCTTATTAGAAGGAAAATAGAAGTTTTTAGGGGCTACACAACTGTTAGGTATGTAAGCTGACAAACTTAGAGAGATCTAGTTAATATGAAACTATTACAatttcaactggaaaaaaaattgctCTTAAAATCAGTCTGTTCCTTCCCCAACCCCACTCAGCCTCAGAAGAAGTGGAgcaaagggacttccttggtggtccagcggctaagattccacactcccaatgcaggctgcccaggtttgatccctagtcgggaaactagatcccacgtgccgcaactaagagttcacacgatgcaactaaagatcccacgtgctgcactaaagatcgaagatcccgagcgccacagctaagacctggtgcagccaaataaataaacaaatatttttttaaaagaagtggaGCAAAAAGATATTCTGTGAACTAAAATCTTAGAGCACACTATTTTCTAAGTTTAAAGttgaaaaaggaaatacatacaAAACCTGATGACAATGAAAATTATTATGTCTTgttaatatatatgcaaaaattctaaacaaaatattagcaaatcacaTTCAGTGATGTATAAAAAGGATAGAATCACAACCAAGTCGGACttattccaagaatgcaaggTTGGTAATAGTTGAAAATCAATCATTGTACTTGAGTGCATTAACAGAATTAAGAGAAAATTGTGACACCAGAATTGTCTCTGGACATTGCCAGTGCCCATGCAGGGTAAAATCACTCCTAGCTGAGACCCACtgcaacaaaggaagaaaaagcctttgacagagTTTAAAAcccattcattattttaaagaaacacacTTAGCAAACTAGGAATGGAagacagctttctttttttttttttttggaagacagCTTTCTTAATCTGatgaatatcattttttttaaaaaacctacaaCAAACACTGTGCTTAATGGTGAAATATGGAAAACGTTCTCCCTAACATTGGGCAAAAGACAAAAATGCCACTCCTGTTCAGCTAACTGGAGGACCCTGGTGGTagaataaagcaaaatgaaaaaaatgaaaggcatgaggaatggaaaggaggaaataaaagtcTTTCATTTACAGACACCACTGTATATGCACAATACTGAAAAGAACCTACAAACTTAGTATTGTGCAGCAAGtttgttaaatttacttatttcaaGGTCAGTATATCTTGTATTTCTACAGACCAGCAACAATTAGAAGACATTAAAAAGTGATGCCATATCTGAGCgatccagtggtccagtggctaagattcccgcttccaatgcagggggcccaggttcgatccctggtcagggaagtagatcccacatgctgcaactaagacccagtgcagccaaataaataaatacaaatattttaaagtgatgcCATTTCTAATAGCATCACAAAACATCAAATACCTAAGAAGAGAAATAACAAAAACTGCGTAAAATCTGTGTACTGGAAACTACAAGATATTATTGAGAGAAAATAAACCAGATCAATGCATATCAAATGTTAGTGCATCAGTATTACCTGGAGGGTCTGTTAAAACAGATTGAAGGCCCATTACAGTTCATCAGAATGAACTTTTGTGGATGGTGTGAGGTCACGATTCACTGTTTCCAGCACAACTGCTTGAAAAGATCAGTGTTTGCCCACTGCAGGTTCCTTGGTTGTAAATCAGGTGACAGTGCATGGGTCAGGCTGTTTCCAGGTTCTCTTTTCTGTTCATTCGTCATTTGTACACTGATAAAATACCATTTTAATTATAACTTTATAACTGATCTCCTGTGGCTGAAACTTCAAGGGGTGGGCCTTGGTGTAGCACTGTTTTATACTTGTTTATCAGGTCGTTCTCACAACCCTTTGATCTGGAAACTTGCATCCTTCTGTTTAAGGGCATTTCCTTGAATTATCTTGCCTGTTTACTTTGATCATTTCCTCCCCTCTGTTCTTCCTGATTCCTGTTTCTGGAATTCTTATTCAGTTGTTGGCCCTCCCACGCATATTCTCtaattttctgctttaaaaaatgtgttttgtttttttttttaacttttttgttgtgCTTTTCCAGTTACTCTAGTTTATttctagacttttctttttttcctgtcattttaaTATCTAAGAGctcttttcttctagttttttaaaGTAGCATCAGATTCTAGTTTATGGATTCAGTCTCTCCTCTGATCTCTCTGAGAATGTTCATGATTTTCTTGGAATTTCCAGCATTCTGCATGGTTTATTTCTTGTAAGTTGCCTTTTTGTCCTTCTTGTTTTGATGTGTCTTTTTCCTTAAAGGTTTTTCTCGCCTGCTTGGTGGTCATTAGCTCTATGCACATGCTTAAGAGTGAGATATTAAACTGATTATAAATATTCTGTGCTGGGGTGGTTGACTGTAACTTCACTGGTAGAGTGATCTTTTGGAGCCTCTTGACACTTGGACCATTCAGTTCCCCAGAGAAGGTCCTTCTGATCCTCTGTCCAGAGAGGGTCAGTTTGATTCCCTGACTCCCCTTTATCAGTATGGTTCTTCACCGTAAACTCAGCTTGATGCCCCCACCCCTTCTGATCCCTCTTTTACCTTAAGAATAAACGTCTAGTTTTCTGCCTGGGTGACCTAGTTGCTTCTGAAAGAGCCTCTCATCCAGTTCTGCTCTTTTCAACGTCATCTTAGCCAGACTTCCAGAACCTCCCAGCACCCCCACACTGTGCTGACCCCTGTGAAGTCTGAGCCCCAGACCACAGGAAGTTGGTTTCTGCCTGCCCCCAGCTGCTGACTAAAATTCACCTTTCTTGGGTCTTTTGCGTCAGTTCCCACCTTTCTTTCTGCTGTCTACCTTCCCAAATATTGCTGTCACCTCTTTTCCTATTATAGTTGTCTTTGTgacttgtatttaaaaaaaaaataaagcccattTTTGTTTTAGTAAGGTTTCTGGAGGGAGATGAGCTAAATATGTAAGTTTACTCCACCATCTTTAACCGGAGATCCCCCCACTGAAACCAAGTGTATCTGTTAGCGATGAGTTGAAAAGGCCTCTTCTGGAGATACTGAAGAATTGCTTTCTTGTCATTGACTCACCAGGAACAAAACTGTCTAAGATCCATAATTTGCCACACCTTTTGGACAACCTCCTTCTCCATGCAGGTCTAATGGTGAGGGACACACAGGCAGAGGTGTGCCGGCGCAGTTACCTGGGTGGTACACTCTCCCCAGGTGGGAAACTGGAGGGTCCATGATTTCCACCCTGGGCTCTGTATTGATCCCTGTGTTGTTGTGGGTTTTTCCCTTCTGTGAAGCCACTGTTGGCTTTATCTCATTCCTCACGCCCATACATTTTGTACAGGATGATGAGAGCCTGAAGTACCTCACACACGAGGAAAAGGACGTCCTCCTGTTTTTTGAAGAGACAATTGATTCCCTGGAAGATGACTTTGAGGAGAAGGTCCTGTGTGCTGGTGACGCCCAGTGGCACTCTCCGAGGTCTCTGGAAGAGAGCACTTCCGCTCCCTCCGAGCCAGAGGATGTCGTGGACTTGGTGCAGCCGGGCCCTGGAGCCGGGGAGCCTGAGAGCCTTAGGGTGGTGAAGGAGACCGCAGGTGAGGACAGGAGCAGCCTGACGTGGCTCCTTGTGTGGTGCCAGACACAGAGCCCTCCTTCTTCTCATGGTCTCTGTGTTTCTAGCCTGTATGGAAGCTTGTGAAGCTTGTGGGGCTGATCAGATTTTTTGTAGGGTGGAAGCATCCTCTCTGTAGTTTGACTGACCAACCAAATAGGTATTTTCATGGCATATTAGGATGACAACATAGGAAGGGAAATTCCAACAGGGTGAGAATAAAGAATGAGACCAATCAGTTGAACAAGCAGATTGCATGTGtggataaaagaaagaaagggaactgGAAATGGCTTCAGGTAACAATTCCATTctacaaagaaaacatacaaaagaCTAGTACTTTAGCCCTTGAAGTTTAATCTCCTCTCTTGTGTAAGATTATATCCCTATTCCGAGGTGGGAGTATTTGAACTGAAAAGTCAGCTGGTTTAGGAAAACAAAATCGATCAGAACAAAAATTCAGCTCAGTATCTATTTTGTCAATTTTGCTTGACTCAGGGTGGCGTTAGAGGAGAGCTATGCTTTTTGTCCCTTGAGTCCTGTGACAGAAACTGAGGGGCATGGGCAAGGAGAAAActttcttctagttttttttttttttttcctggttggaaagaatattggaaatgtGGGTAGGGGGTTAAGGACTGAAAAAAGATGAGGGAAAAATAAGAGGGGAAATATCTTTACCCTGCTGTCTGCAAATTTTGCCACTTGTCACATGCCTCTAGAAATATATCCCtcccacttttattttttgtaagcAACGCTGTGTATGACACAGAATTTCACATACTATTGATTTTATGTTCCAAATATGGGGCTCAATTTTCAAAGAAGAGACTTAAATATGAATTTCCCATTTTTATCACACTTCTCTGAAGAATAATTCCTAAGATAAATTTGAACCAGCTGATCTTTAAAACATGTCAGATCGTATAATTATGCTAAGGAAAACACTTTTTGACTGTAAGCCATTTACCCATCAATTCTCTAACATGATGTTTTCATCACAATTTTAAGTACCCATTTGGGGGCAGGTATTGTGTGAGATTCTGAGGATACAAACATAAATACATGGTTCCCAATTTTGCAGCAGATATGAGTGCAGAAAAGTGTTAGGTGATCTATGATCAGGTATGTTAGACTATATTAATAGTAAACGTTCACAGGCTGGCATAGTAACCTCTGTCAGAGGCTGTTGGCAAACGTTTCTATTTCTGGAGGAGAGGGACACATCCAACTATCCTTTACCTACAGGATCTGAGGGAGGGGTTGGTGGGTACCACAAACTACCCCGCCTCCTTTCCGTTTGTAAAAATCCCCTATAACATAAGGTGTTGTTTCCTCCCGGTACATGTCTCAGGATGATGGCTCCTGTGCGTCCCAGGTACTGACTGCTTCTGGCTTGTACTTCTTTTATCTTGTGATTTTGAGAATCGTACTACCTTCTCTTTCTCTAGTTCAGGGGCTGTAGAAGGAGTTTAGTACAGGAGGTACTGTTAAAACTGGTATTACATCCCTTGAGACCTTTGTAAAGTCAGTGGAAAGGAAAGGCGATGCATTTATTTCTACATGTGGCCGTAGCTTATGAGGATTCTTGCTACTTTTCAGGGGCTGTCCCTTTTGGAAAGGAAGACCCCACTGACCTTGAACGCAAGAAAGAGGATGCAGAGAAGTCTCCCGCATCAGACCCCCCAGGGCCTGAGGCCCTGCCATCTTCCCCACCTGCctcacctgcagcagctccagcCCACCCCAGGAGAGAGCCCCCCACTCCTCCCGCAGAGCACCCCAAACTGCCCCGCTCGGTCCCCACTCCTCTCGTCATCGCCCAGAAGATATCTGAGAAGCTCGCAGGGAACGAAGGGCTTTCGCCCACATCTCCGTCCAAAGAGGGCAGGCCTGCAGAGTGGAGGACGCTGGCTTCTCTGGCCCCTCGACACGGAGACCACTCACCGTGGCACCGACATGCGGCCCAACCAGCGCCCAAGATCCACCGCTTCCCGAGCAACATCAGCGTGACCAACAGCGCGGGGAAGGACTTCAATAAGACCATCTCCAAGGCCGCAGTCAACGTGCAGGAGCGCAAAGCCCAGGTCCTGGCCAACATCAACGGCGTCTCCTTCCTCTCCGTGGGGGAGACAGAGGACCGGGCCCAGAGGGGCGAGCCCACCGAGCAGAGAAGCGTCTCTCCCGAGCAGAGCCAGCCAGGCCCGGCCCAGGAGGCTGTCCCCACGCGAGAAGGGGCCCGCGGCGCCCAGCAGTCCAGAGGCGTGCAGACAGAACAGCCCCTGCCGCTGGCCAACGGCTTCCAGAGCATTCACGATGTCCTCAAGAGCCAGGCCGGGCCCTTCGTCTCCACCGGGAAGACGGTGACCTTCCGTCCGGACCCGGCCCTCCCCAGCAGACTTGCACCCCAGCAGCCGGACTGCGGCCAGGCAGCCAGGAAGCGGTCAGGCTCTCTCCCCAGGACTGTGGGGTTCAGACCCCAAGGTATCACTGTCCAGTTCTCGGGCCGGGGTTCCACA
The Bos indicus x Bos taurus breed Angus x Brahman F1 hybrid chromosome 13, Bos_hybrid_MaternalHap_v2.0, whole genome shotgun sequence genome window above contains:
- the PROSER2 gene encoding proline and serine-rich protein 2 — protein: MPVHHRKSDSWEMDPDSSPGCRLGDLSRGSSLESQASSSRSRSLTLDDESLKYLTHEEKDVLLFFEETIDSLEDDFEEKVLCAGDAQWHSPRSLEESTSAPSEPEDVVDLVQPGPGAGEPESLRVVKETAGAVPFGKEDPTDLERKKEDAEKSPASDPPGPEALPSSPPASPAAAPAHPRREPPTPPAEHPKLPRSVPTPLVIAQKISEKLAGNEGLSPTSPSKEGRPAEWRTLASLAPRHGDHSPWHRHAAQPAPKIHRFPSNISVTNSAGKDFNKTISKAAVNVQERKAQVLANINGVSFLSVGETEDRAQRGEPTEQRSVSPEQSQPGPAQEAVPTREGARGAQQSRGVQTEQPLPLANGFQSIHDVLKSQAGPFVSTGKTVTFRPDPALPSRLAPQQPDCGQAARKRSGSLPRTVGFRPQGITVQFSGRGSTEEARREALRKLGLLKENL